The Xanthomonas indica genome has a segment encoding these proteins:
- a CDS encoding choice-of-anchor X domain-containing protein translates to MPKLSNLSAVCVLSLVVPAAALHAAELIPKQLAGPPEEFAQMRAPAPAEAAILSKSALLPVEFSAARSGGPAQWQTTLPVENGKLRFVVLSGEHDWQPRLSAPATASARAGTAAATPMLAPSAKATQLGAGGAALPAREYRVDSAANGDWTLTLQADGSRTPQRGYVLMEGDPRTQLASYPSDRAQLQRGQRIGLTAMLGGIDAQGNVSLARSAGSGRIDTAQLRVIAPDGSIRQWPMADDGRHGDGAAGDGVYAGDFPATATGTYIAQVVVHGHDAGGQAFVRTSEHVLPVLDTTLRINADAVAASAQPGTRLTLPIPVRIGGGQAPAHYRVLGELWGTGRDGSAVPVAWLGGMLAPQDGRLPLSVDERWIVRAGARAPFNLRNLRVEDPDNFVPLATRATLPLTLPALRRSSVARSTGAIDESMRMGERPAQLSAAATTDMQAQATGKRLVLVHGYCSGGVWPVAQFTNASAFLDVNQNRSNDQFAQRLAQFGSQWNSFGTVAHSQGGMAALHLYVYYWSGLDNASGGRVMQSVGTPYQGTNLAGILAAVGSWFGVGCGTNNDLTYDGAKAWLAGIPNSARALVNYYTTSFAKTNWYTNDYCNAASDLVLSDPEDGTVEQVNGQLPGGVNRGHTTGECHTTGMRDPAQYLDASRNATMNANAAR, encoded by the coding sequence ATGCCGAAGCTGTCGAACCTGTCCGCCGTCTGCGTCCTGTCTCTCGTCGTCCCCGCCGCCGCGCTGCACGCGGCCGAACTGATTCCCAAACAACTGGCCGGACCGCCGGAGGAGTTCGCGCAGATGCGCGCACCCGCCCCGGCGGAAGCGGCGATCCTGTCCAAGAGCGCGCTGCTTCCGGTGGAATTCTCCGCCGCGCGCAGCGGTGGCCCGGCGCAATGGCAGACCACGCTGCCGGTGGAGAACGGCAAGCTGCGCTTCGTGGTGCTGTCCGGTGAGCACGACTGGCAGCCGCGCCTGAGCGCACCGGCCACGGCCAGCGCACGCGCGGGCACCGCCGCCGCGACGCCGATGCTCGCGCCCAGCGCCAAGGCCACCCAGTTAGGCGCCGGCGGCGCCGCACTGCCGGCCCGCGAGTACCGCGTGGACAGCGCCGCCAACGGCGACTGGACCCTGACCCTGCAGGCAGACGGCAGCCGCACGCCGCAACGTGGCTACGTCCTGATGGAAGGCGATCCGCGCACGCAACTGGCGTCCTATCCCAGCGACCGTGCGCAACTGCAGCGCGGCCAGCGCATCGGCCTGACCGCAATGCTCGGCGGCATCGATGCACAGGGCAACGTGAGCCTGGCACGCAGCGCCGGCAGCGGCCGCATCGACACCGCGCAGCTGCGGGTGATCGCGCCGGACGGCTCCATCCGCCAGTGGCCGATGGCCGACGACGGCCGCCACGGCGACGGCGCCGCGGGCGACGGCGTGTATGCCGGCGACTTCCCGGCGACCGCCACCGGGACCTACATCGCGCAGGTGGTGGTGCACGGCCACGACGCCGGCGGCCAGGCCTTCGTGCGCACCAGCGAGCACGTGCTGCCGGTGCTGGACACCACCTTGCGCATCAACGCCGATGCGGTCGCCGCCAGCGCCCAGCCCGGCACCCGCCTGACCCTGCCGATCCCGGTGCGCATCGGCGGCGGCCAGGCGCCGGCGCATTACCGCGTGCTCGGCGAACTGTGGGGCACCGGCCGCGACGGCAGCGCGGTGCCGGTGGCCTGGCTCGGCGGCATGCTTGCGCCGCAGGATGGGCGCCTGCCGCTGAGCGTGGACGAACGCTGGATCGTCCGCGCCGGCGCGCGTGCGCCGTTCAACCTGCGCAATCTGCGCGTGGAGGATCCGGACAACTTCGTGCCGCTGGCCACGCGCGCGACGCTGCCGCTGACCCTGCCGGCATTGCGCCGCAGCAGCGTGGCGCGCAGCACCGGCGCGATCGACGAGAGCATGCGCATGGGCGAGCGCCCGGCGCAGCTGAGCGCAGCCGCCACCACCGACATGCAGGCGCAGGCCACCGGCAAGCGCCTGGTGCTGGTGCACGGCTACTGCTCGGGCGGGGTGTGGCCGGTGGCGCAGTTCACCAACGCCTCCGCGTTCCTGGACGTCAACCAGAACCGCAGCAACGACCAGTTCGCGCAGCGCCTGGCGCAGTTCGGCAGCCAGTGGAACTCGTTCGGCACCGTGGCGCACAGCCAGGGCGGCATGGCCGCGCTGCATCTGTACGTGTACTACTGGAGCGGCCTGGACAACGCCAGCGGCGGGCGCGTGATGCAGTCGGTGGGCACCCCGTACCAGGGCACCAACCTGGCCGGCATCCTGGCCGCGGTGGGCTCGTGGTTCGGCGTGGGCTGCGGCACCAACAACGACCTCACCTACGACGGCGCCAAGGCCTGGCTGGCCGGCATCCCCAACTCGGCGCGGGCGCTGGTGAACTACTACACCACCTCCTTCGCCAAGACCAACTGGTACACCAACGACTACTGCAACGCGGCCTCGGACCTGGTGCTGAGCGACCCGGAGGACGGCACCGTGGAGCAGGTCAACGGCCAACTGCCCGGCGGCGTCAACCGCGGCCACACCACCGGCGAGTGCCACACCACCGGCATGCGCGATCCGGCGCAGTACCTGGACGCCAGCCGCAACGCGACGATGAACGCCAACGCGGCGCGCTGA